The following DNA comes from bacterium.
CTGAAGGACCGCGAGGCGCTGATCCTGACCGCACAGGATCGCATCGCGGCCCGGGAATACACGGTGTTCTGCCAGCTGCGGGATGCCGTTCGCGCCCGCATCGCGCCGCTCTTGGCCGCAGCGAGCGCGGTGGCGGAGCTCGACGTATTCGCCGCACTCGCGGAGGCCGCGGTCCGCTACCGGTACGTGCGCCCGCGGCTCACCGAGGCGCGGACCCTGCGCATCGTCGAGGGCCGCCATCCGATCGTGGAGCAGGCAATCGGCGCTCCGCGGTTCGTCCCGAATGACCTCACGCTCGGCGCCGGTGAACGTGACATCCTGATCGTCACGGGACCCAACTTCGGCGGCAAGAGCACCTACATCCGGCAGGCGGCGTTGATCGCGATCCTGGCCCAAACCGGCAGTTTCGTTCCCGCGGCGGAGGCCGAGGTGGGCCTCGTGGACCGCATCTTCACCCGGGTGGGGGCGACGGACGACCTTGCGGCGGGCCGGAGCACGTTCCTGAACGAGATGATCGAGGTTGCGCGCATCCTCACACAGGCGACGCCCCGGAGCCTCGTGATCCTCGACGAGGTGGGCCGGGGGACGAGCACGTACGACGGGATGAGCCTCGCGTGGGCGGTGGTCGAAGATCTGCACGACCGGGTGGGCGCGCGCACGCTCTTCGCCACCCACTACCACGAACTCACTGAGCTGGCGTCGCAACTGGCGCGCTGCGCAAACGTTCAGGTCCTCGTGCAGGAACAAGGCCAGGACATCGTGTTCCTTCATCGGGTGGCGGACGGCGCGGCGGAGTCCTCGTATGGGATCCACGTCGCCCGCCTCGCCGGAGTGCCCGAATCGGTCGTGCAACGGGCGCGCGAGGTCATCAAGGGGCTCGAGGGGACCGCGGCGAGCCAGGCAGGCCAGCGATCGCCGCGCAGGCGGGGGCCTTCACGGAGCCAGCAATTACCGCTCCCCCTCCCTTCTCCCGTCGAGGACGCGCTGCTGCGGGCAGACCTCTCGAGAATGACCCCCCTCGATGCCCTGAACTTCTTGTCGGGGCTCCGCGCGCTTGCGGAGCAGGGCGACGCCGGCTCCCGGCGGGATGCGGCCCCGTCCACCGATCCGCCCGCGGGGAGCCGCTCGCCCGGCACGGTGATCCCCTTCCCCAAGCCTCCGGGCGCGGCGCCACGGCCGTGAGCGCACCCGGGCGGGATATTCGGGTCCTCCCCCCCACCGCGGCCGAGCGCATCGCGGCCGGAGAGGTCGTCGAGCGGCCCGCCTCGGTCGTTAAGGAGTTGATCGAGAACAGCCTCGATTCCGGCGCGCGGCAGATCACGGTGGAGATCGAGGGGGCGGGCCACCGGATCATCCGTGTCAGCGATGACGGTGAGGGGATCCCCGCCCGCGATCTGCCCCTGGCGTTCCAGCGGTTCGCCACCAGCAAGATCCGCGTCGCAGAAGATCTGCACCGAATCGACACGTACGGGTTCCGTGGCGAAGCCCTCCCCAGCATCGCCGCGGTCGCGCGCATCGAGATGGTGACGCGGCTGCGCGGAGGAGACGCGATGCGCATCAGGCTCGTGGGAGGCGCGGAGCCCACCCTCGGGCCGGCGAGCGGACCGCCGGGCAGCACGGTGACGGTCGGGGATCTCTTCTTCAATACGCCGGCCCGGCGCAAGTTTCTCAAGTCACCCGCCCGTGAAGCCGCCGTGATCGCCGAGACGGTGGAAGCGTTGGCCCTGGCGGCGCCCGATGTGGCGTTCCGTCTCAGCAACGATGGGCGGGAGGTCCTATGGTACCCTCCCGAGCGGTTTGGCGACCGGGCCAGGCGGGTCCTCGGATCGTCGGTGGCCGGGCACACCCTCGATCTCGAGGCGACGATCCCCGTGGGGACCCTCGAAGGGGTTCTGGGCACCCCCCAGGTCGCGCAACCCCGGCGCACGCACCAGTGGTTTCTCGTCAACCGCCGTCCGGTTCGCAGCCCGCTCCTCGCCCGCGCCCTCGCGCAGGCGTATCACACGCTCATCCCTAGTGATCGACACCCCGCGGCCGTTCTCTCCGTGCGGCTCCCACCCCAGGATGTCGATGCCAACATCCACCCGCGGAAAACCGAGGTCCGGTTCGCAGACGAGCGGACGCTCTTCGAGGACGTCGTGCGTGAGGTCCGGCGCGCGCTTCACCGGGTCCCGCTCGTGCATGTCATCCCCGGCGCGGGACCCCACGTCCTCACCGCGCAGCGCACCGACGTCTACACCGGGGAGATCGATCCCGTCGAAGCCCGTGCCGCGTTTCGCGGCGCACCCGAAGGCGATGGGGCACAGACGGCCCGGTGGCCTTCGATCCGGGTGATCGGCCAGCTGGCGCACACCTATATCGTCGGCGAATCCGGGGGCGACTTGATCCTCATCGATCAACACGCCGCGCACGAACGCGTCCTCTACGAGCGGCTCCTGGCCGCCCGGACCCGTGACGGCGCGCGCGCCCAGGGACTGGTCACGCCCCCGGTCCTCTCTCTGACACCCGCCGAGAGGACGTTGCTCGACGAAGCGGGGCCGGCCATCCGCGCGATCGGGTTCGAGGCGGAGCCGTTCGGCCCTGGACTGGTTCGCCTGACGGCCGTGCCGGCGATCGCCGTGGGGCGGGCTCCGGACACCCTGTTCCGCGCGTGCCTGCGTGACCTCGGCGGCGACGGCGGCCCCCACGCCGGCCGCTCACTCGAAGAACGCCTCGCGATCGCCACCGCCTGCCACACCGCGGTCCGGGCGGGCGACCCGCTGCACCCCGCGATGATGGCGGATCTGCTCGACGCGCTCGCGCACGCCGAGGATCCATTCTCGTGCTTTCACGGACGCCCGACGATGATTCGGGTTCGGGAACGCGACCTTGAACGATGGTTCTATCGGCGAGACTAGACGAACCGCATCAGACCGCCACACCCGCTCCGATCCGGCCGTGGAGCACCCAGGACCCGGCTGCGGTGATCTCCACCGGTACCGCGCGGCCGATGAGGTCGGGGTCCCCGTCGACGGTGACGACCTTGTTCGTCCGCGTGCGTCCAACGACGCCGCCGCGCGTGCCTAGGCTCTCCACCAGCACCTCCTGGCGCGTCCCGACCAGCGGCTGGTTGACCTCGGAGGCGATTCGCGACACGAGGTGATTCAGGGCGTGGAGGCGCCGGCGCTTGATCTCGTCGGGTACCTGGTCAGGGTACCCTGCGGCGGGGGTCCCCTCCCGCGGGGAATACACGGCGGTGTTGACGGCGTCGAACCGCACCTCGTTGACCAGCCTGACCGTGCCATCGAACTCCTCGTCGCTCTCACCGGGAAACCCGACGATCACGTCGGTGGTCACGCTCGCGTGCGGCATCGCCGCCCGGATGGCGTCGATCGTCGTCCGGTACTGCGCGGTCGTGTACGCACGATGCATTCGCCGGAGCACGCGGTCATCGCCGGCCTGCACGGGCAAGTGAATGTGTTCGCACACCTTCGGGAGCGCCGCCACCGTCCGGATGAGTGTGGGGGTCATATCTCGGGGATGGCTGGTCGTGAACCGAATCCGCTCGATCCCGTCCACGCCGTGGACTAAGTGCAGCAGGTCGGCGAGACTGCGACGCGGGGTGAGGTCGTGCCCGTAACTGTCCACGTTCTGGCCGAGCAGGGTGACCTCCCGGTACCCCTGGGCGGCCAGGCCCTCGACCTCGGCGACCACGGCCTCGGGGGGAACGCTCCGCTCGCGCCCCCGCACGTACGGGACGATGCAGAACGTGCAGAACTTGTTGCACCCGTGGATGATATTGACGAACCCTCGGACGGCGCTCCCCCGGAGCGCCGGCAGGACGGGCAGTGGGTGATCCCGTTCCGAACGGTCCCACACCTCGTACACCGGCATGCATCCATCCCGGACCTGACGGATCAACTCGGGAAGACGATGAATGTTGTGGACGCCGAAGACGAGGTCAAGGTACGGGGCGCGCTCCCGCACCCGCTCCCGCTGTTTCTGGACGAGGCACCCCGCGATGCCGAGAATCAATCCGGGGCGTTGCCGCTTGATCGCCCGGAGCTCGCCCAGCCGCCCGTAGGCTTTCTCGTCCGCCCCCTCACGAACCGTACACGTATTGAGCAGGATGATATCGGCGTCCTCGGGGTGCTCCGCCGGCTGATATCCCATCCCCGCGAGCAGCGCAGCCATCGCCTCGGAGTCCCGGACGTTCATCTGGCAGCCCTGGGTGATGATGTGAAATCGCTGTGGCGATCCCATCTCCGATTCCCCCCGTCACCGCCTTAGAGTGTACCGTCCTCGACCGGCGGAGTCCAGCAGACGGCGGCCAGCGCAGACCGCGCTCGTGTTATAGTGCAGAGGGGGACGTGCTCCACCGAGTGAGCCGGCCCAGGCATGGGTACAATATGGCCGGGGGGATGACCCGACCGATCTCGTAAGGGTCGATGTGTTTAGCGACCGGAACGCGACTGGAACGCGTGACCAAGAAAAGGAGGGGGAACACAATGCGGGCACCGAGAGTCGGTGGGAAAATCGTGTGGGCAGTGTGCCTCTGTCTGTTGGGGAACCTCATGCTGCCCGGCATGTCGCATGCCGCGACCGCCCAGGCGATCGACGCGGCCGCGGATAAGACGCTCGACCAGTTCAAGAGCCAGGTCAAGGGCGCCGACGCGTTCCTGCGCGACGCGAAGGGCTACATCGTGTTTCCAGAGGTCATTCAAGCGGGCATCGGGATCGGGGGGCAGTATGGCGAAGGCGTGCTGCGCACTGGGGGCACGAGCCAAGCCTACTACAGCTTCGCCGCCGGCTCGATCGGGTTCCAGCTTGGGGCCCAACGCAAGTCCATCATCATTGTCTTCCTACAGGATCAGGCGCTGCGGGACTTTCGGGAAAAGGCCGTGGCGGACAAGGCCTGGAATGTCGGGGCCGACGGATCGGTCACGGTCCTCAACCTGGGGGCTCAAGCCTCCATCGACTCCGCGACGGTCAATCAGCCGATCGTCGGCTTCGTGTTCGCGCAATCGGGGCTCATGTACAACCTCAGCCTGCAGGGAGCCAAGATCTCGAAGTTACAGAGATAACCAAGGCGGTGTTCGGTCGGTCGGAGATGGTGGGCGGGGCGGAGGAAATTCCGCAGGCGTCACGAAGGAAGACCGACAAATAGCCGGGCCTCCTCACGGAGAGGAGGGGGGAATGATGCCAACCGCCGTGATCGCCATCTGCTCCAACCCTGACTGCACGCGCCACGCGGCCGCCCCGGTGTCGAACGAGCTACCCCATGATTGCCCCACCTGCGGCGCCGCGATGCTTGACCGGTGCTGGAAGTGCGAGCAACCGCTGGCGGACCCGTTTTCGTCGTACTGCGCGCACTGCGGGGTGCCGCTGAAACGGATTCTCCCGAGGTCCGAGCCCCGGGAGCCGGTGCTCGCCATCTGCTCGAACCCCGAGTGCACTGGGGCGGTACGAGCGGTCATGACCGCCGCCTTCCCGTCACGCTGCCCGATGTGCCACGCGCCGCTGATCTCGCACTGCTGGAAGTGCGGTGCTCGAATCGTCGAAGCCGAGCAGCATTACTGCCAGATGTGCGGGGTCCCGGTCAAGCGGGCGCGCACAGTCGTCTAGAGCTGGAAGTCGACGATCGCCGTCACCCCCACGCCGTAGACACGGTGGAGGTTCCCGGCGAGGGGGTTGAGGCTGTCCACGGGCACTAATCCCTTCAGCCGCACCGCGCTCAGGAACGATCCCTCGATCTGCGCCACCGCCTGCACTTTGTTGACCGCCGCGGCGGGCCCCTGAACTTGCGCAGCCCCGATATACGACCCCGGGTTGCCCGAGACAATCCCCACGCCGACACTGAGAATCGGGACCACTTTGGTCTTGTCCTTGTTCGCCGCCTTGTTGTTGAGCATCAGGGTGTTGATGGCATCGTTGATCTGGGACCCATAGGTCTTCACGACGTATCCGATACCGAAGAGCTTGATGGCCTGGACGATGACGTTCTGGGCCACGGCCTGCGCCGCCAGGCCGCCGACCAGCGATCCCGCGAGGAATACCGACACAAGCGCTCCGACCAGGTGTCTACGCATCGTCACCCCTCACCAATTCGACAGGCGCTCCGGCCCTCACGAACCCTTCCGTCAGCACACCGGCGTACACACGGCTCTACCTACGCAGGGGCACGCCCTTCAGTTCGCGGGCAGCCGGACCGCCTCCGCGACCTCTTCGAGCGATCGACCCGCCGTCTCCTCCCCAAAGAACACGATGACGAGCACGGCGATCACGAGGGCGCATGCGAACACGCTCAGCGCCACGGCCCGTCCACTGGTCCAGGAACTCATGAGCACGCCCAGCAGCGCAGGCGACACGATGCCTCCGATGCGCCCGGCCGCGGAGGCCCATCCGATCGCCGTCGCTCGGATCCGAGTCGGATACAGCTCGGCGGCGTAACTCAGGATGACCGGCCATGCGGCCAGCACCCCGCCGGCGAGTGCGATCGCCGCGATCACGAGGCCGGCTTCATCGGAGGCGGCCCCCACTCCCACGGCCCCCACGGTGCCGAGGGCGAGCCCCGTCACGATGACAGGCTTCCGCCCCACGCGGTCGATGAGCAAGGTGGCGGCGACCACCGGAATGGCCATCACGATGGAGACGAACAGCGCCGCCTGCGCCGGGTACGGGAATCCCCCGGCCGACAATATCGCCGGCAGCCACACCACGGGACCGTTGTAGGCGCTGATCATCACGAACCAGACCACCCAGATCACGACAGTCCGCTGTCTAAACCGCGGGCTCCACAATTCAGCGAGGTGCACCCCAACCGAGACCCGGCCGGCCTGCTCCTGCGCGGGGAGTTCCGGGTACGCGCCGAACTGATCGGCCAGCGTCTGCGCCAGGGCCTCCGCCTCCGCACGCCTTCCGTGGGCGAGGAGGTACCTGGGGGACTCAGGCACGAGCCACAGGGCAACGACCGAGAGCACGATCGGAAGGAGACCCACCAGGAACACTTCCCGCCAGCCCGCGCCGTGGGCCAGGAAGACGCTGCCGAGCGCGGCAACGATCCAGCCCAGGACCCAGATAACCTGAGTCCATCCCAACAACGCGCCCCTCGAGGCCCGCGGGGCGAACTCCCCCACCAGGCTCGTGGCCACCGGCGCTACACCCCCGAATCCCACGCCGGCGAAGAAGAGGAGGACGACGAGCACGGCAAGGGACGGCGCGAACGCCGCCGCCCCGATGGCCAGGGAGCTCAGCGCGACGGTCGCCGCAAAGCCGACCCGGCGCCCAACCCAGTCGGAGACATAGCCGATCAGGACCCCGCCGGTGAGCTGACCCGCGCCGGTCGCCATGATGAGCACGCCGGCCTGACCCGGCGTCAGCCCCCAGGACGTCCTCAACCCCAGCAGCGCGAAGCTGATCACCCCGAGATTGAGCCCGTTACTCCCAAAGGCCAGCCCGGCAAGCAGGGTGACCCGCCCGTGAAGGGTGTTCGCTGCCCGCCTCAAGCCTGGGGTGCGCCGAAGGCGTCGAACCCCGTAATGTCCCGCCCGAGGATCAGCGTGTGGACGTCGTACGTGCCCTCATACGTATCGACGGATTCGAGATTGGCGGCGTGGCGCATGGCGTGGTATTCAAGCGTGATCCCATAGGCCCCGAGGATGGTCCGCGCGTCCCGCGCCACGCGCAACGCCATGCGGACGTTGTTGCGCTTGGCCAGGCTGACGTGCGTGTACCGCATCGTCCCCGCGTCCTTGAGCCGTCCCAGCTGATACGCCAGCAGTTGCGCCGTCGTGATCCCGGACAGCATGTTGACGAGTCGTTCCTGAATGATCTGGGTCGCGGCGATCGGGCGCCCGAACGCCATCCGCTCGCGAGCGTACCCAAGCGCCTCCTCGTAGCAGGCGATCGCGGCACCCACGGCCCCCCAGGCGATCCCGTAGCGCGCCTGCGTCAAGCACGACAGCGGCTTTCCGAGCCCCGCGCCGCCGGGAAGCACGTCCTCCTCACGCACGCGCACGTTCTCGAGCACGAGCTCGCTCGTCACGGAGGCGCGCATCGACGCTTTCGTATGGATGTCGTGCGCGGAGAACCCCGGGATCTTCGGATCGACGAGGAACCCGCGAATCTGGCCATCGTCGGCCTTGGCCCACACGAGGGCGACGTCGGCGATGGACCCGTTGGTGATCCACATCTTGGTGCCGTCGAGGATCCAGCCGCCGGGGGCGCGGCGGGCGCGCGTCTGCATCGCCGCCGGATCGCTTCCGGCGTTCGGCTCGGTCAGCCCGAAGCAGCCGATCTTCTCGCCCGCCGCCATCGCCGGCAGCCACTTCTGCCGCTGCGCCTCGCTCCCGTATGCATAGATGGGGTACATGACGAGTGCGCCCTGCACCGAGGCGAACGAGCGCACCCCGCTATCCCCACGCTCGAGCTCCTGCATGATGAGCCCGTAGGCGATGTTGCTCATGCCCGCGCACCCGTATTCTTGGGGGAGGTTGGCCCCAAACAACCGCAGCGCGCCCAGCTTCGCGACCAGCTCCCGCGGGAACTCGCCGGCGAGCCAGGCCCGGCCGATCTGCGGGATCACCTCCCGGTCGACCAACCTCGCCACGGTGTCGCGTGTCAGGCGGTCCTCGTCGGCGAGCAGCGGATCCAACCCAAAGTAATCAAGTCGTGCCGTCCCGTTCGTCATGGAGGCACCATTCGCAAACACCGCGGAGGTCTCCTGTGCATGGCCAGGAGGACCCCCCTTTCGAATCGGAGAAGGAGCGATCCCGCGGAACCCCACGGGCCGAACGCGCGCCCGGGAAGGATGGCCTCTGGGTTCGTATCTGGTCCGCCGGTTGCTGCTGGCGCTTCCCACGGCGCTCGGCGTCCTCGTCGCCGTGTTCCTCCTGATCCGCTTGGTGCCCGGGGACGTGGTGACGCAGTTGGTCGGCCTCGAGGCGACGATCTCGCCGCAGCGCGTCGCGGAGTTGCGAGCGCTCTTCGGGATCGACCGGCCGCTCCCGGCGCAGTTGGGGGAGTATGTCGGAAACGTCGCCCGCGGGAACCTGGGACGGTCACTCCGCACGGGGGTGGCGATCGGTCCGGAGCTCCTGCGGCGCTTTCCCGTCACGATCGAGCTCGCGGGATGCGGCCTGCTCGTTGCGCTGGCGATCGGCGTACCCGTCGGGGTGACCGCGGCCCTCCACCGAGGGCAGGCCGGCGACTACCTCGCCAATATCTTCGTCCTGCTGGGCCTGTCGATCCCGTCGTTCTGGCTGGCCGTACTGCTCATCCTCGCGTTCTCGCTCCGTCTGGGGTGGTTGCCTCCGACCGGGTATCTCGCGCCGCAGGAGGATCTGAGCGAGAACGTGAGGCACATGCTGCTTCCGGCTCTGGCCCTCGGCCTCGCGCTCGCCGCGGCGATCGCCCGCATCGTCAGATCGAGCTTGCTGGAGGTGCTGGGTCGCCCGTTCACGCGCACCGCCCGCGCGAAAGGCCTGGGGGAGCGCCGCGTGGTGATCGGGCACGCGCTCCGGAACGCCCTCATCCCGGTGGTGACGGTCGTCGGCCTGCAGTTCGGGACCCTGCTCGGCGGCGCCGTGATCATCGAGCAGATCTTCAGTCTCCCGGGGATCGGGCGCTACGCCCTGGAAGGGATCAACCTGCGCGACTATCCCGTGGTCCAGGGGACGGTCCTGGCGATCGCGCTGGCGTTCGTGTTGGTCAACGTCTGTGTCGACGTGGCCTATGGCTTTCTCGATCCCCGCATCCGGTACGACTAACCGGGTCCGGACCCCGCGCTCGTGGTTGGGGCGGCGCCTCCTGCGCCATCCGGGAACCCGGGTCGGCGGAACTCTCCTCGGCGTGATCGTGCTCGCGGCGATCGCCGCACCCGTCCTGGCCGGGTACGATCCGATCCGCATCGCGCCTGCGCTCCGCCTCCAGGGCCCCGGCGCCGCGCATCTCCTCGGCACCGACATGTACGGACGGGATACGTTCGCCCGCGTGCTGTACGGGGGACGGCTCTCGCTCGCCGTGGGGATCTTGTCGGTCGGGATGGCGCTCATGGTCGGAGGCACCGTCGGCGCGCTCGCCGGGTTCTGGGGACGATGGCCCGATGCGCTCATGATGCGGATCTCCGACGTGGTCCTCGCGTTTCCGGCGATCCTGCTCGCGATCGGACTGCTGGCGTTCCTCGGCGGCGGATTCTGGAACGTGGTACTGGCGATCGCGATCGTGTACTCGGCGCCGATGGCCCGCGTCGCCCGAGGAGCGGTGCTGATGGTGCGGCACGAGGAGTACGTCGAGGCAGCCCGCGCCGTGGGCGCGGGGGATGCGCTGATCCTCTGGCGCCACCTTCTCCCCAACGCCGCCGCGCCGGTGATCGTGGAGAGCACGCTTCGCCTCGCGTTTGCGATCCTGGCCGAGGCCGCACTCTCCTTCCTGGGACTGGGCACCCAACCGCCGGCCCCAAGTTGGGGCCAGATGATCGCGGAGGGCCGGACGGTGATGACCTTCAGCGCGTGGCCCGCGATCGGCCCGGGGATGGCGATCACGGCGACCGTCCTCGGGTTCAATCTGTTGGGCGACGCGATCCGCGACGCGCTGGACCCGCACCAGGGCACCGCGGGCTGAGTCTCGAACGTAGTAGGATCGCACGGGATGACCCGCTGCGGCGGTGGGCTCGAGGAGGAGACGGCATGAAGCACATCCGGTGGGCAATGGTGTTGGGTCTCGTCGTGCTGCTGACGATCCAACCGTCACTCGCCCAGCCTGCGAGTCCGCGTTACGGCGGCACGCTCCGCGCAGGCATGCAGACCGATCCCGTCGGGCTCGACCCGCACCTGTCCACCGCGACCGCCACGCGGAACATGATGGAAAACGTGTACGACACGCTGGTGATGATCAACGCCGAGGGCAGGATTGCGCCGGGGCTCGCCGAGACGTGGAAGACGTCCGAGGATGGCCTCACCTGGACCTTCGCCCTGCGTCGAAACGTCAAGTTTCACAACGGCCGGACGATGACGCCGGACGACGTCGTCTACTCGATCAACCGCATTCGCGACCCGCGCACGAAGTCTCCGCGCGCGACCGACTTTCAGTTGGTGGACTCGATGACCCCCTCAGGTCCGGCATCGGTCGCCATCAAGCTCAAGCAGCCGTTCAGCCCCCTCTTGGCGAAGCTGGCGTGGTCGACCAACGCGGTCGTGCCGAAGGAAGTCGTCGAGCAGGACGGGGATCTCAACACCCACCCCGTGGGAACGGGCCCCTACCGATTCGTCGGCTATGCGCCGCAGCAGCGTCTGGTCATCGTGCGGAGCGGCGACTTCTGGGGGGTGGACGGCGCGGGGCATCGTCTCCCATATGTCGATCGGATCGAATTCATGTTCTTCCCGGACGCCGTGGCCCGTGCCACCTCGCTTCGCACGGGGACGGCGGATTGGATCGAATACGTCCCCTCCTCTGAGATCCAAAGCCTCAAGGCGGACCCGAACGTCGAGGTGATCGGCGGCCTGTCCGCCAACTTCCGCGGCCTGTATATCAACAACGCCGTCCCCCCCTTCAACAACGCGAAGGTCCGGCAGGCGATGGCGTGGGCGGTGAACCGCAAGGAGATCGTGGACACCGCCCTGTTCGGAGTCGGCGGAGTCGTGGCCACCGGCACAACCATCCCGCCGGGGAACTACTACGCGCTCACCAAGAACGTGTACGACAAGGTGGACGTCGATCGGGCCAAGCGGCTCCTCGCCGAAGCCGGGTTCGCGAACGGATTCGACGCGGATCTCTACGTCACCAGCACCTACGATTTCCTCAGGGCCCCCGCGGAGGTCGTCCAAGCCCAGCTGGCCAAGATCGGGATCAAGTTGCGCATCACCGCCGCGGACTGGAGCGTCTACCTCCCGACGGTCTTCCAGAAAAAGTTCACCCTCACGATCTTGGGGAACTCCGGGCAGTCGGATCCGGACGACTTCCTCTATAACCCCTTCCACACCGGCGCGGGTGGGAACTACTACAATTACTCAGACGCGCAGTTCGACAAATTCATCGAAGACGCCCGGAAGACCGCGAGCGAGTCCCGGCGGCGGCAACTCTACGAGCAGGCGCAGCTGCGGCTCCAGGAGACCGTGCCGATGGTGTTCCTCTTCCACTCGACCCAATACGAGGCGGTGCGTAAGAACGTCCTCGGATACCGGCACTGGCCCAACACGTCCTACTTGGGCCTGCGGTGGACGTGGATGGCCGGCCGTTAGGATCGCCCTATTTGACCCACAAGACGCCGAAGTGGTTGTCGACGACATCCGCCGCCTCCGTGAACGTAAAGTTCGACGTGATCAGGCCCCGCGCGCCGTCGAACTGACCTTCCCCTCCGTCCACGCGCCACATCACCGATCCATGCATGGTACCCGCCTGCGGGCTGGGCCCGAGGTAGCCCTGGCCGACGGTGGTAAAGCGCAACCGATGGCCCGACCCGAAGGAGATGGTCCCCGATTCTTGAAACGTCGACTCCCCGGTCCGGGTCACCGTCGACTCGAACGACGCCCGTCCCTCAGCCGTCGGGCGCAGGGATCCGCTCACGCCCTGGGGCCCGACATTCGAGGTGATCGTGCAGCTTGGGGCGGTCGTGGCCGCCTTGACGACGTTGGGCGATCCTGGAACAGGCGCCGCCTTACCCTTGAACTGCAGCGCATACATCATCTCCCTCATGCCCCCTCACCTCCAACAGTGAGAAACGCCAACGTCTCGGTCTAGATGACTCCCAGAGATCGCAGCCGGGTGATCTCGTCGGAGCCCACCCCCAGATCCGTCAGCACGTCGGCCGTGTGTTCCCCCAGTCGCGGAGGAGGCCGACGGATCGACCCGGGTGTCCCTGAGCACTTCACGGGAAGCCCCGGAATAGTGATGCGTCCGGCCGACGGATGGTCGACCTGCACCAGCATCTCCCGCGCGTGGACCTGCGGGTCCTCGACGATTTCGTCGACCGTGTAGATCGGCCCGCACGGTACACCGGCGGCCTGCAACGCCTCGAGCCACGCCGAGGCCGGGCGCGTCTGGAGCAGGGTTTCGAGCACCGGGATCAACTCGGCCCGGCTGCGGATCCGGTCGGGGTTCGTCCG
Coding sequences within:
- a CDS encoding ABC transporter permease, with protein sequence MVRRLLLALPTALGVLVAVFLLIRLVPGDVVTQLVGLEATISPQRVAELRALFGIDRPLPAQLGEYVGNVARGNLGRSLRTGVAIGPELLRRFPVTIELAGCGLLVALAIGVPVGVTAALHRGQAGDYLANIFVLLGLSIPSFWLAVLLILAFSLRLGWLPPTGYLAPQEDLSENVRHMLLPALALGLALAAAIARIVRSSLLEVLGRPFTRTARAKGLGERRVVIGHALRNALIPVVTVVGLQFGTLLGGAVIIEQIFSLPGIGRYALEGINLRDYPVVQGTVLAIALAFVLVNVCVDVAYGFLDPRIRYD
- a CDS encoding YSC84-related protein — translated: MRAPRVGGKIVWAVCLCLLGNLMLPGMSHAATAQAIDAAADKTLDQFKSQVKGADAFLRDAKGYIVFPEVIQAGIGIGGQYGEGVLRTGGTSQAYYSFAAGSIGFQLGAQRKSIIIVFLQDQALRDFREKAVADKAWNVGADGSVTVLNLGAQASIDSATVNQPIVGFVFAQSGLMYNLSLQGAKISKLQR
- a CDS encoding acyl-CoA dehydrogenase family protein, with amino-acid sequence MTNGTARLDYFGLDPLLADEDRLTRDTVARLVDREVIPQIGRAWLAGEFPRELVAKLGALRLFGANLPQEYGCAGMSNIAYGLIMQELERGDSGVRSFASVQGALVMYPIYAYGSEAQRQKWLPAMAAGEKIGCFGLTEPNAGSDPAAMQTRARRAPGGWILDGTKMWITNGSIADVALVWAKADDGQIRGFLVDPKIPGFSAHDIHTKASMRASVTSELVLENVRVREEDVLPGGAGLGKPLSCLTQARYGIAWGAVGAAIACYEEALGYARERMAFGRPIAATQIIQERLVNMLSGITTAQLLAYQLGRLKDAGTMRYTHVSLAKRNNVRMALRVARDARTILGAYGITLEYHAMRHAANLESVDTYEGTYDVHTLILGRDITGFDAFGAPQA
- the mutL gene encoding DNA mismatch repair endonuclease MutL, which produces MSAPGRDIRVLPPTAAERIAAGEVVERPASVVKELIENSLDSGARQITVEIEGAGHRIIRVSDDGEGIPARDLPLAFQRFATSKIRVAEDLHRIDTYGFRGEALPSIAAVARIEMVTRLRGGDAMRIRLVGGAEPTLGPASGPPGSTVTVGDLFFNTPARRKFLKSPAREAAVIAETVEALALAAPDVAFRLSNDGREVLWYPPERFGDRARRVLGSSVAGHTLDLEATIPVGTLEGVLGTPQVAQPRRTHQWFLVNRRPVRSPLLARALAQAYHTLIPSDRHPAAVLSVRLPPQDVDANIHPRKTEVRFADERTLFEDVVREVRRALHRVPLVHVIPGAGPHVLTAQRTDVYTGEIDPVEARAAFRGAPEGDGAQTARWPSIRVIGQLAHTYIVGESGGDLILIDQHAAHERVLYERLLAARTRDGARAQGLVTPPVLSLTPAERTLLDEAGPAIRAIGFEAEPFGPGLVRLTAVPAIAVGRAPDTLFRACLRDLGGDGGPHAGRSLEERLAIATACHTAVRAGDPLHPAMMADLLDALAHAEDPFSCFHGRPTMIRVRERDLERWFYRRD
- the miaB gene encoding tRNA (N6-isopentenyl adenosine(37)-C2)-methylthiotransferase MiaB, whose amino-acid sequence is MGSPQRFHIITQGCQMNVRDSEAMAALLAGMGYQPAEHPEDADIILLNTCTVREGADEKAYGRLGELRAIKRQRPGLILGIAGCLVQKQRERVRERAPYLDLVFGVHNIHRLPELIRQVRDGCMPVYEVWDRSERDHPLPVLPALRGSAVRGFVNIIHGCNKFCTFCIVPYVRGRERSVPPEAVVAEVEGLAAQGYREVTLLGQNVDSYGHDLTPRRSLADLLHLVHGVDGIERIRFTTSHPRDMTPTLIRTVAALPKVCEHIHLPVQAGDDRVLRRMHRAYTTAQYRTTIDAIRAAMPHASVTTDVIVGFPGESDEEFDGTVRLVNEVRFDAVNTAVYSPREGTPAAGYPDQVPDEIKRRRLHALNHLVSRIASEVNQPLVGTRQEVLVESLGTRGGVVGRTRTNKVVTVDGDPDLIGRAVPVEITAAGSWVLHGRIGAGVAV
- a CDS encoding MFS transporter, encoding MRRAANTLHGRVTLLAGLAFGSNGLNLGVISFALLGLRTSWGLTPGQAGVLIMATGAGQLTGGVLIGYVSDWVGRRVGFAATVALSSLAIGAAAFAPSLAVLVVLLFFAGVGFGGVAPVATSLVGEFAPRASRGALLGWTQVIWVLGWIVAALGSVFLAHGAGWREVFLVGLLPIVLSVVALWLVPESPRYLLAHGRRAEAEALAQTLADQFGAYPELPAQEQAGRVSVGVHLAELWSPRFRQRTVVIWVVWFVMISAYNGPVVWLPAILSAGGFPYPAQAALFVSIVMAIPVVAATLLIDRVGRKPVIVTGLALGTVGAVGVGAASDEAGLVIAAIALAGGVLAAWPVILSYAAELYPTRIRATAIGWASAAGRIGGIVSPALLGVLMSSWTSGRAVALSVFACALVIAVLVIVFFGEETAGRSLEEVAEAVRLPAN
- a CDS encoding ABC transporter permease → MGRRLLRHPGTRVGGTLLGVIVLAAIAAPVLAGYDPIRIAPALRLQGPGAAHLLGTDMYGRDTFARVLYGGRLSLAVGILSVGMALMVGGTVGALAGFWGRWPDALMMRISDVVLAFPAILLAIGLLAFLGGGFWNVVLAIAIVYSAPMARVARGAVLMVRHEEYVEAARAVGAGDALILWRHLLPNAAAPVIVESTLRLAFAILAEAALSFLGLGTQPPAPSWGQMIAEGRTVMTFSAWPAIGPGMAITATVLGFNLLGDAIRDALDPHQGTAG